The nucleotide sequence GCTTTTCCACAAGCACATGCTTCCCGCGCTCTAGCGCAAGTACAGTTAACTCAGCATGAGCCATATTCGGAACGGCAACGATCACTGCATCGATATCATCCCGAGAGATCAACGCCTCTGGTGACGGTGCAACAATTGAAATTCCGTATTGCTGTGCACGTTGCTCCGCAAGGGGCAAGTAGACATCTGTGATCGCGACAATTTCGCACAAATCTTTTATACTTCCGAACTCCTGCAGATGAACATTACCGATATTTCCTGCACCGATGAGACCTATGCGAATTTTTTGTGTAGAACTCATTTGTAGATTAACCCCCATATTAGGAACATAATAACTACTATTCCTATCATAATCTAGATATATGACCAATTGTGAGCGTCAATTTAGCTTACTTCTTATGGTCATTTGCTCGTCAACAAGTAAAAACGTATCAGGTGTATATAGATGGTGGCGAAGCTTTGATCCATTCAGACTCGGAGAGGACATACTTTCCGTTATTTACGGCTTTGGATGTGCTTTTCGCTTTTTCCGGACATACTTTCCGTTATTGCATCTCAGCCCATTGATTCCAACCCCATTTTACTCGAATAACAGATCAGATGACCGCTCATTTTCCAAAAAGGCATTAATTAGTCTATTAACGGATCTCTTGTCCGCAGAAAGTGAATTATGAAGGTGTAAGGTGTGAATTGGGTGCGGACTGGGTGCGGATTAGGTGCGAATCGGGTGCGATTGCGGTGCGGATTGGGTGCGAACTGGGTGTAAATAAGGTGCAAGTGAGGTGCAAATATGTTATGCATAATCAAAAAAAGCACCAGCCGAAGCTGATGCTTTTTCTATCCCTAATATGAATAAATAATCGACTATTGCTTGATCAATCCTAGAAACTCCGCACGAAGTGTTGCGCTCTTGCGGAAATGGCCTCTTACAGCGGAAGTAACCGTCTTGCTGCCATATTTCTTCACACCGCGTGCGCACATGCACAAATGCTCACCTTCAACGACAACCATCACACCGTGTGGCTTGAGCACTTCGTCCAATAAGTCAGCAATCTGAGATGTAATTCTCTCTTGCACCTGAAGACGACGTGATACCGCATCTACGAGTCGAGCAAACTTGCTGAGTCCGGCTATCTTCCCACTTGGAACATAGCCGATATGAACCTTTCCAAAGAAAGGTGCCATATGATGCTCGCATTGACTGTAGTAGACAATATCTTTCACGATGACAAGCTCTTCGTGTTGCTCGTCAAACGTTACACCGAGCACATCACGCGGATCAACAGCATAGCCCGAAAAAATCTCCTCGTACATCCGAGTTACACGAGCAGGGGTTTCAAGCAGACCTTCACGATCTGCATCTTCACCGATCAGCCTCAAAATTTCACGTATATGATGCTCGATCTGTTCCCGATTGTCACCAACATTCGTATTTAAGTAATCTTTGGCTCCTGCCATCACTCCACTCCTTAACTATCTGCGGAATTTCGGATTATTTCTATTGCTACCCGAGTTGGCATTCGCCTTTGGATTGCCACCCGCACTTTGATTTTTCATCATTTGTTGCGCTTTTTGTAGCTGCTGACTATTCATGTTATAACCCATTTGCTTCGCCATCTTCTGGATCATATCAGGATTGCTCTGCATCTTAGTCATTTGATAACGAAGATAGAACACCCCAATTATTACCCCTACAATCAACCCTACAATAAATGTCAAGGTTGGAATAAGCCAAGACCACATAATATACCCCTCCGACACAAGTGAAAATATCGTCCATTAACGCGACATCGCGCTCTTAAGACTGTGTTGTACTATGATAGCATGGTGTTCCACAACACGCAAACCAAGCTTTGCGGAGTGTGAAACTTACACATTCTGTATGATCGAGTTTATTAAACTAATACTTCGTCTATGAAAACTGTCGTGTGCTGTGCCAAATCAATCTCATTCGCAGACGCCTCGGATTCACTCTCTTTATCGATTACACGAATGACGGGTCTGCCTGGTAAACCTCGATGCTGTCCAACGACGACACCTGTTTGGCGATTAGAGAGCTTCACAGAAATCCCATTCGGATAAATCGAGACAATCCGCATGAATTGGGTGAGCACTTCATGATCCAGTTCAATACCGGACATCGCATTTAACTGCTCACACGCTTCATGAGGCTTTAAGCGTTCCTCTTCTGGGCCGCCAAACAACAGGTTATCATACCTATTCGCAACAGCAACGATCTTCGCATAGAGATGAATTTCATCACCATTTAAACCTCGCGGTGCTCCCGTCCCATCTACGTGCTCATGATGCTGAAAAGCTACATGCGCAATGAGCAAGCTGTATTCTCGCTTATGCTTGAGCAGATCGAACCCTCTCCAAGCATGATGCATACGACCTTCCTGAACTTCAGGTGCATCTAACTTACCAATATCGTGAAGCAGTGCACCGATCGCAAGCTCTTTCAGCTGGATCATGTTTAGTCCCATATTCAGCCCAATTAACGAAGAAATCATACATACATTTATCCCATGCAAATACATCCCATTGTCTGCCGTCCTTATGTCAGACAGTTGAACGAGCATGTTTTGGTTTTTCATCACGTCATCTAGCAACTGATCAACAGATTGGCTAATCGCCTTCGTGCTGAATGACTTACCTGAGCGCATCGTCTCGAACGATTCGGACATCTGATGGATGACCATCTGTTTCGTTTCCTCGGAGATTACTTCTTCAATTGAAATATCACGGAAATCAGGGTCTTCCAAGTAGATAGCCGTCACACCGAGCCGCTTCAAGGTGCTAATCATGAAGACTGTTAATTGCACCCCTTTAGATAATAGAATCGACCCATTCGATGAGAAGATTGTCTTCCCCAAATTCTGACCTTGTTCTACGGTTTCAATATCAACTAGTCTCAAATCCGCTCACTCCTATTCTCCGATGATCCTTCTTCATGCTGTCTATTAACTTACTGATGTTCGGTTTTATTGTGCACTTTGTTCAATTGGGATATGGCGCGAACGATTGCTTCTTGAACCTCTAGTTCAAGCTCGGTTTCCAATGCTGCCTCTAACTCCACCATTGCACTTTGATCCCCGATGCGCCCTAACGCCCACGCTGCTGTCCCCCGTAAAACAGGACGTGGATCTCCTTTTAATACAACCGCTATATCCGGAATGGACCCGGCATCTTTAAAATTTCCTAAACCGATTAAAGCATTTCGCTGGATTGGCTTTCTACCGCGCCATGCTGCTGAGCTATTGCCAAATTGAGCTTTGAAATCTCGATTTCCTAATTGTAATAGAGGGCGTAGCAATGGCTTGACCACTTCTGGGTCAGCAGCTAATTCGTCGTGTATGCGAATATCGATTCCGCGGTTAACTGGACATACGATTTGACACGTATCGCAACCATATAATCGATTGCCGATCTTCATCATAAGCTCTTCTTCAACGAAACCCTTTGTCTGCGTAATATAAGAAATACACCGCTGCGAATTTAATTGTCCCGGACCGACTAGCGCCCCTGTAGGACAAGCATCGATACAACGGGTGCAATCACCACACCCATCAGCTATCTGTTCATCTGGGGGCAATGGGAGCTCAGTCAGCATCTCTCCGAGATATACCCATGAGCCTAGCTCAGGCGTAATGACCGAGCAGTTTTTTCCGCTCCATCCTATTCCCGCCCGTTCGGCAACCGCACGATCAGCTAATGCACCTGTATCGATCATCGACATAAGCTTAGCGTCAGGGAAACGCTCCTTAATCCATGCTTCGAGCTTGTCCATCCGACGTCTTAACGCAACGTGATAGTCTTCCCCCCATGCAGAGCGCGAAAGAATTCCACGTCTACGACCCGGCTCAGATACAGGAGCATCTTTCAGCTTAGAAGGATACGCGACAGCGATCGAGATGATCGACTGTGCCTCTGGCATCGACAGCCTCGGGTCTGTCCGTTTATCCAAGTCTGGATCTTCAAAGCCAGATTCATAGCCTAGCTCTCGATGTGATTGTAGCTGTCGCTTGAGTTCAACGAATGGCTCTGCAGAAGTAATCCCTAACTTATCAATCCCCATGCTAGGTGCTGCTGCGATTAGTTCTTCCTTGAACTGCCTCCAAAATTGTGACGTCGTTGTAGCTATTGTACTCACAACTTCGCCCACCTGCTGATCGGCCACAGAATAAGCTCCGCTCTACCTTGAATGCTATCTGCTGATATTTCGTGAAAGGCTCGGCTGTCTCTGCTTCCATTAAGATGACGATTATCACCCATTACGAAGTAATGCCCTTGCGTTACCGTCACAGGACCGAAGTCGCTATCCTCAATATTGACTTCCGTATACGGTTCAATAGTTAGCGTACCATTAACATATAACTGGTGATTTCTAATTTCAATCGTATCACCTGGAACACCGACAATTCTCTTCACTAAAAAGTCTTTATGATCAGGCACACCATCAGGATCCTCTAGAATAATGACATCTTGATGATTAGGCGATGTGAATTGGTAACTAATCTTATTAACGAATAACCATTCACCCTCGTACAGAGTAGGTTGCATCGAAATATTTTTAACCGTTGTCAATTGAAACACATATGCGCGAAGTAGAAGAACGACGATTAATGAAATCCCTAGCGCCTTCGTCCAATCCCATAATTCTTTCTTCCATCCACTCATTGGACGCTTCTCACGCTTCTCACTAACTCTTCTCTTATGATTAACCGTTTGTGATTGCTCAGTCATTGTAGTTCTCAATCCCCCTTACACATCCAATTGATTTTTCCACTGTTCATAGTAATTATATATGATTGTATCAGTAAATGGAGGGGCACCCGCAGTAATCTTCTCACGAAGCTTAATTAACCCTTGCTCGACTTGCACTTGTACTTCTTCACTGTAACGATATTCTTCACGATGACGTCCATATTCTTCACGATCAAGCTCATGGACGGAGCCATCCGGAAGTGATACAAGATCCAAGTCATAATCAATGTAAGTTAATGTGTTCCCATACCTATATGGTGGAGATGCTAAGTTACAATAATATCGAATCCCTTTACTTTCAAGGAGCGCGACAACATTAAACCATTCTTGAGGCATGAAAAAGGATACAGCAGGAATTTTACTAATCCACTCCTTGCCCCCCTTTTCTATAATTGTCGTATGATCGTTCAAATAGACCCACATCGATTCATTAGCATGGATCGGATGAAGCTGTTCATCAGGTATTCGCCAATTTTCTACCCAAACACGGTGGAGTGAGCCATCATGTTTAAAGCTCTTGATGACGCAATGTTCATAGCTGTTCGGGACCGCGCTCATGATGGCACCTTCTTTCATTGATAATAAGAAAAGAAAAGCATATCTTTCCACCGAATGCAATGGCGCGAAAGATATGCTCAGAGGAGTCCTAAGACCTAGCCTGCTACAATAGACAGCGGTCGTGCAAGACGAGAATATTCCATCGCCTTCACACCTAGTGATTCGTAGAACGGACGAAGCATTTCATTATGCTTGTCCACTGCAACTAACACCTTCAACACTTTACGCTTACTGAATCGATTGTGCATCGCGTTCACGAGTGCAGTTCCGACTCCTTGTCGCCGGTATTGTGTAAGTACGGCAATCCGATAGACGTAACCCTTCTGCTCATCAATCGTACCGATTAATACTCCAGCAATAACGCCTTCCGACTCTGCTACAAGTACGAGCTCACTATCACATGATAATTGACGGGCAAATGCCCCCATCGTCTCCTCGCAGCATTCCTCTGATAGCACTTCTTCCAGAAGCTCAGAGACGAATCGATAGTCCGATAGTTGGAAAGAACGAATCTGCATGATGTAAAATCTCCTATGCAAAAAGTTTAACACTCATTTAACGCACTTTTAATTTTACGACAAAATAACTGAAAATCCTTCATTTTTGTGAAAAAACTTAGAAAAAAGTTGTGAAAAATAACGAATTTTCATTGTAAACGCTTCATTATTCCATATAAATGGAATAATTTAATTTATGGGCTTTGATGAAAATCATTAACGGACTTAACAAACAGTAACGTTGCTTTAGTGTAGGAAATGAGCGATAATATAATAGTGAGTTTTACCAGTACAAATATGATCAGGAGGTTTTTACGAATGGCACACGAATTACCAGCACTACCTTATGCAAATGATGCTCTTGAACCACACATTGATTCTGCAACGATGGAAATTCATCATGGTCGTCATCATAATGCGTATGTGACGAACCTCAACAATGCGCTCAATTCTGCACCTGAGCTTGCTAGCAAAAGTGTAGAAGATCTGATTGCTGATCTGAATAGCGTTCCTGAAAGCATTCGTACTGCAGTTCGCAACAATGGTGGCGGTCACGCAAACCATTCCTTCTTCTGGAAGACAATCAGCCCGAACGGTGGCGGTGCACCTACTGGCGCTCTTGCTACTGCAATCGATAGCGAGCTTGGCGGCTTTGACAAGTTCAAAGAAACTTTCGCTGCTGCTGGTGCTACACGCTTCGGTTCTGGCTGGGCTTGGCTCGCACTTAGCAAAGATGGTAAGCTCAAAGTTTACAGCTTGCCTAACCAAGATAACCCGATCATGGAAGGCGATACTCCTATATTAGGTCTTGATGTCTGGGAGCACGCTTACTACTTGAAATACCAAAACAAGCGTCCTGACTACATTGCTGCTTTCTGGAACGTTATCGATTGGAATGCAGTTGGTGCCATCTACGACGCTTCGAAATAAGACACAATAACGACGATAGCTTCACAAAAAGAGGCAGCCCATAAGTTAACTTATGGGCTGCCTCTTCTATTTTATTTGCTAAATTGATGAAGAAGAGTCTGATAACTAGGATTAGGCATTGTAATTAGGCAGTCGATGATGTTCATCAATTGACTACGCGCCATACTAATAAAGCCCATAATGGAATCCTCAAGGTAATCAGTGGATACCGTAACGTTTAACCAAAGCTTCTTATTCACGATAACAAGTGACAGCTCAAACGAAGATTTGAAGCCTTTCAATTGTTCATAGATGGTCGTCTTCAAATATTCTTCAGACAGAATCATGGAGTACATTAATACCGGATCGCCACCCTGTGACATCGTGATCTGAAATTGCTCTTCGTTGGGATAATTGTTCTTCGTCCAACGAAATCCGTACAAGCTATCTAGATCTTCTTCCCACACGGGCTCAAACTTTGTCATCGCGTCTACAAACAGTTGTCTGTAAAAGTGGCTTAAATTCATTGCTTCACCAAAAAATAGTCCGTATTGATCCCCAACATGATTAGGCATCCCCTTTGTTTAGCTTATGTCTTCATTGTAAGGTGGATGTGTTAAGGATTGTCGGTTACAAATATTTAGTAGAAGTGTTTTCACCTAACATTTACCTTTTACTCAGCAATTTGTTAGCGAGATGTTTGAATATCATTAGGGATTAGCGGTTTTAAAGTAATCAGTGAGTAATTTACGAAAAATATTAGGCCATACGAAGTTCTCGAATTGATCGGGGCCTACCCATGCATATCCTTCTAGGTTCTCAAGCTGATGCTCATTCGTTGCGACTGCACCAACCACTTTTACTTGCCAAATCAAATGTGTGAAAATATGCTGCGCTTCATTCATGTGTCGTGTGACTTGAATTGCGACGCCCTGATCGTTTAGTTCACTTTCGAGCCATTGACCGCCCTCAGCAAGAGAGTCCCAAACCTCCTCATTAGCAACTTCGACATGAGGCAACTCCCACATTTTCGCAAGAAGACCGGTGTTCGGACGCTGTCTAACGAGAACTTGTCCTTCATGCTCGCCTGTACCCTCGATAAGTGCTGCAAGTCGATAAACGCGTTTAGGCTGCTTGGCTTTACTCTTAATCGGAAGCTCACGCTCTCTACTCTCCCACTTCGCAGCACAATGTTGACCTACCGGACACGTGTTACAAGAAGGGCTCTTAGGTGTGCATACGAGCGCACCTAGTTCCATCAAAGCTTGGTTAAAGCTTGCCGCTTCTCCCTCAGGAATTAACGACTGTCCTAAGCTTTCCATGCTCACTCGTGTTGCTGGGCGCGCAATATCATCTTCAATAAGAAAATAACGCGAGAGTACTCTCATCACATTGCCGTCTACTGCAGGCTCGGCTTGGTTATAAGCAATGCTTAATATCGCGCCTGCTGTATACGGACCTACACCCTTTAGGCTGGAAATTTGCTTCTTCTGATCCGGAACTTTGGCTCCATATTCCGCTACAACTTCACGAACTGCTGATTGTAAATTTCGCGCTCTAGAATAGTAGCCTAGCCCTTCCCAGTGCTTGAGCACATCCTCTTCCGGCGCTTCGGCTAAGTGCC is from Candidatus Cohnella colombiensis and encodes:
- the folE gene encoding GTP cyclohydrolase I FolE, translating into MAGAKDYLNTNVGDNREQIEHHIREILRLIGEDADREGLLETPARVTRMYEEIFSGYAVDPRDVLGVTFDEQHEELVIVKDIVYYSQCEHHMAPFFGKVHIGYVPSGKIAGLSKFARLVDAVSRRLQVQERITSQIADLLDEVLKPHGVMVVVEGEHLCMCARGVKKYGSKTVTSAVRGHFRKSATLRAEFLGLIKQ
- a CDS encoding YneF family protein codes for the protein MWSWLIPTLTFIVGLIVGVIIGVFYLRYQMTKMQSNPDMIQKMAKQMGYNMNSQQLQKAQQMMKNQSAGGNPKANANSGSNRNNPKFRR
- a CDS encoding HD domain-containing protein; this translates as MRLVDIETVEQGQNLGKTIFSSNGSILLSKGVQLTVFMISTLKRLGVTAIYLEDPDFRDISIEEVISEETKQMVIHQMSESFETMRSGKSFSTKAISQSVDQLLDDVMKNQNMLVQLSDIRTADNGMYLHGINVCMISSLIGLNMGLNMIQLKELAIGALLHDIGKLDAPEVQEGRMHHAWRGFDLLKHKREYSLLIAHVAFQHHEHVDGTGAPRGLNGDEIHLYAKIVAVANRYDNLLFGGPEEERLKPHEACEQLNAMSGIELDHEVLTQFMRIVSIYPNGISVKLSNRQTGVVVGQHRGLPGRPVIRVIDKESESEASANEIDLAQHTTVFIDEVLV
- the queG gene encoding tRNA epoxyqueuosine(34) reductase QueG, with amino-acid sequence MSTIATTTSQFWRQFKEELIAAAPSMGIDKLGITSAEPFVELKRQLQSHRELGYESGFEDPDLDKRTDPRLSMPEAQSIISIAVAYPSKLKDAPVSEPGRRRGILSRSAWGEDYHVALRRRMDKLEAWIKERFPDAKLMSMIDTGALADRAVAERAGIGWSGKNCSVITPELGSWVYLGEMLTELPLPPDEQIADGCGDCTRCIDACPTGALVGPGQLNSQRCISYITQTKGFVEEELMMKIGNRLYGCDTCQIVCPVNRGIDIRIHDELAADPEVVKPLLRPLLQLGNRDFKAQFGNSSAAWRGRKPIQRNALIGLGNFKDAGSIPDIAVVLKGDPRPVLRGTAAWALGRIGDQSAMVELEAALETELELEVQEAIVRAISQLNKVHNKTEHQ
- the lepB gene encoding signal peptidase I, producing the protein MTEQSQTVNHKRRVSEKREKRPMSGWKKELWDWTKALGISLIVVLLLRAYVFQLTTVKNISMQPTLYEGEWLFVNKISYQFTSPNHQDVIILEDPDGVPDHKDFLVKRIVGVPGDTIEIRNHQLYVNGTLTIEPYTEVNIEDSDFGPVTVTQGHYFVMGDNRHLNGSRDSRAFHEISADSIQGRAELILWPISRWAKL
- a CDS encoding DUF402 domain-containing protein, encoding MSAVPNSYEHCVIKSFKHDGSLHRVWVENWRIPDEQLHPIHANESMWVYLNDHTTIIEKGGKEWISKIPAVSFFMPQEWFNVVALLESKGIRYYCNLASPPYRYGNTLTYIDYDLDLVSLPDGSVHELDREEYGRHREEYRYSEEVQVQVEQGLIKLREKITAGAPPFTDTIIYNYYEQWKNQLDV
- a CDS encoding GNAT family N-acetyltransferase, producing MQIRSFQLSDYRFVSELLEEVLSEECCEETMGAFARQLSCDSELVLVAESEGVIAGVLIGTIDEQKGYVYRIAVLTQYRRQGVGTALVNAMHNRFSKRKVLKVLVAVDKHNEMLRPFYESLGVKAMEYSRLARPLSIVAG
- a CDS encoding superoxide dismutase, which translates into the protein MAHELPALPYANDALEPHIDSATMEIHHGRHHNAYVTNLNNALNSAPELASKSVEDLIADLNSVPESIRTAVRNNGGGHANHSFFWKTISPNGGGAPTGALATAIDSELGGFDKFKETFAAAGATRFGSGWAWLALSKDGKLKVYSLPNQDNPIMEGDTPILGLDVWEHAYYLKYQNKRPDYIAAFWNVIDWNAVGAIYDASK
- the mutY gene encoding A/G-specific adenine glycosylase, with translation MSVQAYDDNNRRYFSTELLKWYQREQRDLPWRGSGDPYHIWVSEIMLQQTRVDTVIPYFNRFIERFPTLRHLAEAPEEDVLKHWEGLGYYSRARNLQSAVREVVAEYGAKVPDQKKQISSLKGVGPYTAGAILSIAYNQAEPAVDGNVMRVLSRYFLIEDDIARPATRVSMESLGQSLIPEGEAASFNQALMELGALVCTPKSPSCNTCPVGQHCAAKWESRERELPIKSKAKQPKRVYRLAALIEGTGEHEGQVLVRQRPNTGLLAKMWELPHVEVANEEVWDSLAEGGQWLESELNDQGVAIQVTRHMNEAQHIFTHLIWQVKVVGAVATNEHQLENLEGYAWVGPDQFENFVWPNIFRKLLTDYFKTANP